In the genome of Pelagibacterium nitratireducens, one region contains:
- a CDS encoding HD family hydrolase, translated as MARAQSRAWQRMLSGRRLDLLDPSPIDVELSDIAHGLARVARWNGQTKGDYAFSVAQHSVLVLEIASAMDPEIDDRGRLYALLHDAPEYVMGDIISPFKAAMGGNYRDVEARLLGAIHIRFGLPAIAPAALKKLIKRADREAAFFEAVNLAGFAPDEARKFFGEPSLAGFDLPGFDRLIRPWPTQQAHDHFVDVFESLGT; from the coding sequence ATGGCACGCGCACAATCCCGCGCCTGGCAGCGCATGCTTTCGGGACGTCGCCTCGATCTGTTGGACCCCTCCCCGATCGATGTGGAACTGTCCGATATCGCGCACGGGCTGGCGCGGGTGGCCCGCTGGAACGGGCAGACCAAGGGCGATTATGCGTTTTCGGTGGCCCAGCATTCGGTGCTGGTGCTCGAGATCGCTTCGGCCATGGATCCCGAGATCGATGACCGGGGGCGGCTCTACGCCCTGCTCCACGACGCCCCGGAATATGTGATGGGCGACATCATCTCCCCCTTCAAGGCCGCCATGGGCGGCAATTATCGTGATGTCGAGGCGCGTCTGCTCGGCGCCATCCATATCCGCTTCGGCCTGCCGGCCATAGCGCCGGCGGCGCTGAAAAAGCTCATCAAACGGGCAGACCGCGAGGCTGCCTTTTTCGAGGCGGTCAATCTTGCCGGTTTTGCGCCCGATGAAGCGCGGAAATTTTTTGGAGAGCCGAGCTTGGCCGGGTTTGATCTTCCCGGCTTTGACCGGCTGATCCGGCCATGGCCGACCCAGCAGGCGCACGATCACTTCGTGGATGTGTTCGAAAGCCTGGGTACTTAG
- a CDS encoding cell wall hydrolase yields MAYGISPVRANPARASRKVLKAVGALTLSVVAYGFAVPGTGGFRAVDPATELPPTPMASLAFEGDHPVISGTVAPLFNTAMFSGPNRTDKTDRALPEVNLVAFSQTFDAVRLSIASARSAGDPYTTQQSSIMVAEGDAQEEGPRISVASIDPDMVNSAGLAAIDAISEDSDRDPNTPSPVGVPETLAYGRANTPATEFTVSHTYSEREQWCMATGIYFEARGESYRGQVAVAQVIMNRVDHPNYPDTICGVVYQNQHRRNACQFSFACDGKTNVNRTSEVAAWDRAQSITQEVLNKEIYLTEVADATHYHATYVRPAWARNMDKLAQVGLHVFYKFKPGWRFG; encoded by the coding sequence ATGGCGTATGGGATCTCCCCGGTGCGTGCCAACCCGGCGCGTGCCTCGCGAAAAGTTTTGAAGGCTGTTGGGGCACTGACGCTCAGCGTCGTTGCTTACGGCTTTGCGGTCCCCGGGACCGGTGGCTTTCGCGCCGTCGATCCGGCGACCGAACTTCCCCCCACACCGATGGCGTCCCTCGCCTTTGAGGGCGATCATCCCGTCATTTCCGGCACCGTTGCCCCGCTGTTTAATACGGCGATGTTTTCCGGTCCCAACAGGACCGACAAGACCGACAGGGCGCTGCCCGAGGTCAACCTTGTCGCCTTTTCCCAGACCTTTGACGCGGTGCGGCTCTCGATTGCCTCGGCCCGCTCTGCTGGCGATCCTTACACCACCCAGCAGTCGTCGATCATGGTCGCTGAGGGTGACGCGCAAGAGGAGGGCCCGCGCATTTCGGTGGCTTCGATCGATCCCGACATGGTCAATTCGGCCGGTCTGGCCGCGATTGACGCCATTTCCGAAGATTCCGATCGCGATCCGAACACCCCAAGCCCCGTGGGCGTTCCCGAAACGCTGGCCTATGGTCGCGCCAACACCCCGGCAACCGAATTCACCGTCAGCCACACCTACTCCGAACGCGAGCAATGGTGCATGGCAACCGGCATCTATTTCGAGGCGCGCGGCGAAAGCTATCGCGGCCAGGTCGCGGTCGCCCAGGTCATCATGAACCGTGTGGACCACCCCAATTACCCCGATACCATCTGCGGCGTGGTCTACCAGAACCAGCACCGCCGCAATGCCTGCCAGTTCTCGTTCGCCTGCGATGGCAAGACCAATGTCAACCGCACCTCGGAAGTTGCGGCATGGGATCGGGCGCAGTCCATCACCCAGGAAGTGCTCAACAAGGAAATCTATCTGACCGAAGTCGCCGACGCGACGCATTACCACGCGACCTATGTCCGGCCCGCATGGGCCCGCAACATGGACAAACTGGCCCAGGTCGGCCTGCACGTCTTTTACAAGTTCAAGCCCGGCTGGCGGTTCGGGTAA
- a CDS encoding putative PEP-binding protein, whose product MVAPSQQMFAIAPAQGKPSLSRAQLRLLVGKARWLHVVADAGLAVAPTIAITRTAWDALQAERRAGTDTLRKVWVTTLFKLVTPGKKPPELVVRTSAPRHIAGLEPARTGLAAPSNELEAVDPQRAMGKAINAAFASYGPAPAGWASEAEREARDNQIVIVQATVSGRIEHFLSRNTTTGRIGPVAPPGEPLPKLPPSAAKLIETIDAASGQHMACVVSIEGDVARLVSARPVQVSAGAQLEAAVERVDARVWMPAEAVRRFNPAQLSQLLHPRLTDDHKATAIATGLGVSPGAASGEIVFTPDDAARCRARGRHCILVVMETGPGDIEGMKAATGFVTARGGMTSHAAVVARITGKPCVAGLRTLQIDAENGVCKIGDKVFTNGQRLTIDGSEGAIYEGALPLSRPHIGGALSRLLDWADDTRTISVRTNAETIEAARTALSFGAEGIGLARSEHMFFSGERMRALRRLILSESEQDRATALEGLVDYQAADYAALFQTMQNKPVNVRLFDPPLHEFLPRSEDDIEDTAEALGLSLKALKARLQRLDEVNPMLGHRGVRLVITYPEILAMQVRALVAGVEAAMDNQDMPVNLEIMVPFVTSAREVAWVKSRIMDIVGNAPVFQRGANLAFGTMIELPRACLRAGDIAKEVDFISFGTNDLTQTTYGISRDDAPAFLATYHRRGLYDVDPFVTIDQRGVGELIRIAIERGRAVNPHLKVGICGEHAGETNSLRFFSGLDIDYVSCSPYRVPVARMVLAQSDDAS is encoded by the coding sequence TTGGTTGCGCCTTCCCAGCAGATGTTCGCAATTGCCCCGGCTCAGGGAAAGCCCTCCCTCAGCCGCGCACAATTGCGTCTTCTGGTCGGCAAGGCGCGCTGGCTTCATGTTGTCGCCGATGCCGGGCTCGCTGTCGCGCCGACAATTGCCATCACCCGGACCGCCTGGGATGCGCTGCAGGCCGAGCGCAGGGCGGGAACCGACACGCTGCGCAAGGTCTGGGTCACGACGCTCTTCAAGCTGGTAACACCAGGCAAAAAACCTCCCGAACTTGTCGTTCGGACCTCCGCACCCCGCCATATCGCCGGCCTTGAGCCCGCGCGAACGGGTCTGGCCGCCCCCTCCAACGAGCTTGAAGCCGTTGATCCGCAACGCGCCATGGGCAAGGCGATCAATGCCGCCTTTGCCAGCTATGGCCCGGCGCCGGCCGGCTGGGCGAGCGAGGCAGAACGTGAGGCGCGCGACAATCAGATCGTCATCGTGCAAGCCACGGTCAGCGGTCGGATCGAACATTTTCTCTCCCGCAATACGACAACGGGGCGAATTGGCCCGGTTGCTCCGCCGGGTGAACCGCTGCCCAAACTGCCACCAAGCGCCGCAAAGCTGATCGAAACCATCGACGCGGCGTCAGGTCAGCACATGGCCTGTGTCGTGTCGATCGAAGGCGATGTGGCGCGGCTGGTTTCGGCCCGGCCGGTCCAGGTCAGCGCCGGCGCACAACTCGAAGCGGCGGTTGAACGGGTCGACGCCAGGGTGTGGATGCCGGCCGAAGCGGTCAGGCGTTTCAACCCCGCTCAGCTTTCCCAATTGCTTCACCCACGCCTCACCGACGACCACAAGGCAACCGCCATTGCTACAGGTCTCGGCGTTTCGCCCGGCGCGGCCAGTGGGGAAATCGTCTTTACCCCCGACGATGCGGCGCGGTGCCGCGCCCGGGGCCGCCATTGCATCCTGGTGGTCATGGAGACCGGCCCCGGCGACATCGAGGGCATGAAGGCGGCCACCGGTTTTGTCACCGCACGCGGCGGCATGACCAGTCACGCTGCCGTCGTGGCCCGCATAACCGGAAAGCCCTGCGTGGCCGGCCTGCGGACCTTGCAGATCGATGCCGAAAATGGCGTCTGCAAGATCGGCGACAAAGTCTTTACCAACGGTCAGCGTCTCACCATCGACGGGTCCGAGGGCGCCATCTACGAAGGCGCGCTTCCCCTCTCGCGGCCTCATATCGGCGGTGCGCTCTCGCGGCTTTTGGACTGGGCCGACGACACCCGCACCATTTCCGTCAGGACAAATGCCGAAACCATCGAGGCCGCCCGCACGGCGCTCAGCTTTGGCGCCGAAGGCATCGGGTTGGCACGGTCCGAACACATGTTTTTTTCCGGCGAGCGCATGCGCGCCCTGCGCCGCCTGATCCTGTCTGAAAGTGAGCAGGATCGCGCCACAGCGCTCGAAGGGCTCGTCGACTATCAGGCCGCCGATTATGCAGCGCTGTTCCAGACAATGCAGAACAAGCCCGTCAATGTGCGCCTGTTCGATCCGCCCCTGCACGAATTTCTGCCCCGCAGCGAGGACGATATCGAAGACACCGCTGAAGCGCTGGGCCTCTCTCTCAAGGCGCTCAAGGCGCGCCTCCAGCGCCTCGATGAGGTCAATCCCATGCTCGGCCATCGCGGCGTGCGGTTGGTCATCACTTATCCCGAAATCCTTGCCATGCAGGTTCGGGCATTGGTGGCTGGCGTCGAAGCGGCCATGGACAACCAGGACATGCCGGTCAATCTCGAGATCATGGTGCCCTTCGTCACCTCGGCCCGGGAGGTCGCCTGGGTCAAATCGCGCATCATGGATATCGTGGGCAACGCGCCGGTCTTCCAGCGTGGCGCCAATCTGGCGTTCGGCACGATGATCGAATTGCCCCGCGCGTGTTTGAGGGCAGGTGATATCGCCAAGGAGGTCGATTTCATCTCCTTTGGCACCAACGATCTCACCCAGACGACCTATGGCATCTCGCGCGACGACGCCCCGGCCTTCCTTGCGACATATCACCGCCGCGGGCTCTACGACGTCGACCCGTTCGTCACCATCGACCAGCGCGGCGTGGGCGAATTGATCCGCATCGCCATCGAGCGGGGCAGGGCGGTCAATCCGCATTTGAAGGTCGGCATTTGCGGCGAACACGCCGGCGAAACCAATTCCCTGCGCTTTTTCTCCGGGCTCGATATCGATTACGTCAGCTGCTCGCCCTATCGCGTGCCGGTCGCCCGTATGGTTCTGGCCCAATCGGATGACGCCAGTTAG
- the ispH gene encoding 4-hydroxy-3-methylbut-2-enyl diphosphate reductase, whose translation MTDKPSLDILLCAPRGFCAGVDRAIQIVDLALKKYGAPVYVRHEIVHNKFVVDGLRAKGAVFVEELEEIPEGTDAPVIFSAHGVAKSVPAEAKHRNMFFLDATCPLVTKVHVEAQRHAEDGHDIVLIGHRGHPEVIGTMGQLPPGKITLIETVADAEAFAPRDPDNLALVTQTTLSVDDTSAMVMVLKSRFPNISVPAKEDICYATTNRQEAVKAVAPKVDAMIVVGAPNSSNSMRLVEVGERAGCRVSVLVQRADDIDWDQFGDISSLGITAGASAPESLVEEVIEAFAERFTVNVEIAVTAEENIAFNIPRVLRQLEEASGH comes from the coding sequence ATGACCGACAAGCCCAGCCTCGACATCCTGTTGTGCGCGCCGCGCGGATTTTGCGCCGGTGTGGATCGTGCCATTCAGATCGTGGATCTGGCGCTCAAAAAGTATGGAGCGCCGGTCTATGTGCGCCATGAGATCGTTCACAACAAATTCGTGGTGGATGGGTTGCGGGCCAAGGGTGCGGTGTTTGTTGAAGAGCTCGAGGAAATTCCCGAGGGCACCGACGCACCGGTGATCTTTTCGGCGCATGGGGTGGCCAAATCGGTGCCCGCCGAAGCCAAGCACCGCAACATGTTCTTTCTCGACGCCACCTGTCCGCTGGTGACCAAGGTGCATGTGGAGGCCCAGCGTCACGCCGAGGACGGCCACGATATCGTGCTGATCGGCCATCGTGGGCACCCCGAAGTGATCGGCACCATGGGGCAATTGCCGCCAGGCAAGATTACCCTGATCGAGACGGTTGCGGATGCCGAGGCATTTGCGCCGCGCGATCCGGACAATCTGGCGCTGGTAACCCAGACCACGCTGTCGGTGGATGACACAAGCGCCATGGTGATGGTGCTCAAGAGCAGGTTTCCCAACATCTCGGTGCCGGCCAAGGAAGACATCTGCTATGCCACGACCAACCGGCAGGAAGCCGTGAAGGCCGTGGCGCCGAAAGTGGATGCGATGATCGTTGTTGGCGCTCCCAATTCGTCGAACTCCATGCGGCTCGTGGAAGTGGGCGAGCGGGCCGGATGCAGGGTTTCGGTGCTCGTTCAACGGGCCGATGATATCGACTGGGATCAGTTCGGGGATATCTCTTCGCTGGGCATCACCGCCGGAGCCTCGGCGCCGGAATCGCTTGTCGAAGAGGTGATCGAAGCCTTTGCCGAGCGGTTTACGGTCAATGTCGAGATCGCGGTGACGGCTGAAGAAAATATCGCGTTTAATATCCCGCGTGTCCTGCGCCAGCTTGAAGAGGCGTCGGGGCATTGA
- the rnhA gene encoding ribonuclease HI produces MSEKVVIHTDGACSGNPGPGGWGAVLEYNGTVKELKGGMAQTTNNQMELTAAIEALNALKRPCAVEIHTDSQYVKNGIGGWLHGWKRNGWKTAAKKPVKNVELWQALDAATKRHTITWHWVKGHAGHDLNERADRLANEGMAPFKGR; encoded by the coding sequence TTGAGCGAGAAGGTGGTGATCCATACCGACGGGGCCTGTTCAGGCAACCCGGGCCCCGGCGGCTGGGGCGCTGTGCTTGAATACAATGGTACGGTAAAAGAGCTCAAGGGCGGCATGGCCCAGACCACCAACAACCAGATGGAGCTGACGGCCGCCATCGAGGCGCTCAATGCGCTCAAGCGACCCTGCGCGGTGGAAATCCACACCGACAGCCAATATGTCAAGAACGGCATTGGTGGCTGGCTGCATGGCTGGAAGCGCAATGGCTGGAAGACGGCGGCGAAAAAGCCGGTCAAGAATGTCGAACTCTGGCAGGCGCTCGATGCGGCGACCAAGCGGCACACCATCACCTGGCACTGGGTGAAAGGCCATGCGGGGCATGACCTGAACGAACGCGCCGACCGGCTGGCCAATGAGGGCATGGCGCCGTTCAAGGGACGCTAA
- a CDS encoding DUF808 domain-containing protein, which yields MSVGLLALLDDVAALAKVAATSVDDIAGQAMKAGAKAAGAMIDDAAVTPKYVQGFKPERELPIVGKIALGSIKNKLIFLLPAALLLSAFLPWMINPLLMLGGAYLCYEGAEKIYEAAFPHQAHEHEKKVVPSAANAEKLEAEKVAGAIKTDFILSAEIMTIALAQIPAGNVVNQALVLLVVALGMTILVYGGVALIVKADDVGLYLAKDGKTGLGRAIGRGLVAGMPVFLKWLAIVGTAAMLWVGGGIIVHGLAGMGFAGPEHWIEDVAHLVEGAVPAIAGALNWITIAVISGILGLVIGFILIPVAEFAIAPVLALFRKEKPVAH from the coding sequence ATGAGCGTCGGCCTACTCGCCCTTCTCGATGATGTTGCCGCGCTCGCCAAGGTGGCGGCGACTTCGGTCGACGATATTGCCGGCCAGGCGATGAAAGCCGGTGCCAAGGCGGCCGGGGCGATGATCGACGACGCCGCGGTGACGCCCAAATACGTCCAGGGCTTCAAACCCGAGCGCGAACTGCCAATCGTCGGCAAGATCGCTCTGGGCTCGATCAAGAACAAGCTGATCTTCCTCCTGCCTGCCGCCCTCCTGCTCAGCGCCTTTCTGCCCTGGATGATCAATCCCCTCCTGATGCTGGGCGGGGCCTATCTGTGCTATGAAGGCGCCGAAAAAATCTATGAGGCGGCGTTCCCACACCAGGCACACGAGCACGAGAAAAAGGTGGTTCCGTCCGCCGCCAACGCCGAAAAGCTCGAGGCCGAAAAGGTCGCCGGCGCAATCAAGACCGATTTCATCCTGTCCGCCGAAATCATGACCATCGCACTGGCGCAAATCCCGGCCGGCAACGTCGTCAACCAGGCGCTGGTGCTTCTGGTCGTGGCCCTTGGCATGACCATTCTCGTTTATGGCGGTGTGGCCCTGATCGTCAAAGCCGACGACGTAGGGCTTTATCTGGCAAAGGACGGCAAGACCGGTTTGGGCCGTGCCATAGGCCGGGGGCTGGTCGCGGGCATGCCCGTCTTTCTCAAATGGCTTGCCATCGTGGGCACCGCCGCCATGCTCTGGGTCGGCGGTGGCATTATCGTCCACGGATTGGCGGGCATGGGCTTTGCCGGGCCTGAGCACTGGATCGAAGACGTCGCTCACTTGGTGGAAGGCGCGGTCCCCGCCATTGCGGGCGCTCTCAACTGGATTACCATTGCCGTTATCTCGGGCATCCTTGGCCTCGTGATCGGATTCATCCTGATTCCGGTTGCCGAGTTCGCCATCGCGCCGGTGCTGGCCCTGTTCCGCAAGGAAAAGCCGGTCGCACACTGA
- the glyS gene encoding glycine--tRNA ligase subunit beta — MPELLLELFSEEIPARLQRRAAEDLKKSVTDALVEKGLVYESAGAFATPRRLALTVTGLPAASPDTREERKGPKVGAPQQALDGFLRAAGLSSIDQATVQSDEKKGDFYVAVIEKKGAPAIEILRDILPATVKSFPWGKPMRWGTGRLEWVRPLRAITATFGPEGEEPDVIEFELGTVTSGNTTYGHRFMAPDAIKVRRFDDYVQALEKARVVLDIDRRKQIIRTDAEQLAFAQGLDLIVDEGLLEEVAGLVEWPVVMMGSFDEAFLKVPEEAIIATIRANQKCFCLRDASTGKLANKFILTSNLIAEDDGKTIVAGNERVIRARLSDAKFFYETDLETPLLDNLPKLEDVVFHAKLGTQAARVARIEKLAAEIAPLVGADVEDAKRAAKLSKADLPTGMVGEFPELQGLMGRYYALAQGEKPEVATAIEEHYKPLGPSDRVPTEPVSIAVALADKLDILTGFWSIDEKPTGSKDPYALRRAALGVIRLIVDNRLRLALGRFVSDVDLLSFFHDRLKVSLRDSGTRHDLVDAVISSDSDDILQIVSRVNALGSLLAAEDGKALLAGYKRAANILTAEEKKDGRAYADPIDAARLSTPEEQSLAAAIARARTDVIARLENDDYAGAISVLASLRTPVDAFFESVLVNDPDPAIRANRLNLLASLRDTMHLVADFGKVAG, encoded by the coding sequence ATGCCCGAATTGCTGCTTGAGCTCTTTTCCGAGGAAATTCCCGCGCGCCTCCAACGCCGGGCCGCCGAGGACCTCAAGAAGTCCGTAACCGATGCTCTGGTCGAAAAAGGTCTTGTCTATGAAAGCGCCGGCGCATTCGCCACGCCGCGCCGCCTGGCGCTTACGGTAACGGGCCTTCCCGCAGCTTCCCCCGACACGCGCGAAGAGCGCAAGGGCCCCAAGGTCGGCGCCCCCCAGCAGGCGCTCGATGGCTTCCTGCGCGCCGCCGGGCTGTCGAGCATCGATCAGGCAACGGTCCAGTCCGACGAAAAAAAAGGCGATTTCTACGTCGCAGTGATCGAGAAAAAGGGCGCCCCCGCCATCGAGATTTTGCGCGACATTCTGCCCGCAACGGTCAAGTCCTTCCCCTGGGGCAAGCCCATGCGTTGGGGGACAGGGCGTCTTGAATGGGTCCGCCCGCTGCGCGCCATCACCGCAACCTTCGGCCCCGAAGGGGAAGAGCCTGACGTTATCGAGTTCGAACTGGGCACTGTCACCTCGGGCAACACCACCTACGGCCACCGGTTCATGGCACCCGATGCCATAAAAGTCCGCCGCTTTGACGATTACGTGCAGGCGCTCGAAAAGGCCCGCGTGGTGCTCGACATCGACCGCCGCAAGCAGATCATTCGCACCGACGCTGAACAGCTCGCCTTCGCCCAGGGGCTCGACCTGATCGTCGATGAGGGCCTGCTCGAAGAAGTCGCAGGACTGGTCGAATGGCCCGTGGTCATGATGGGGTCGTTCGACGAAGCCTTTCTCAAGGTGCCCGAAGAAGCCATCATTGCCACCATCCGCGCCAACCAGAAATGTTTCTGCCTGCGCGACGCCTCGACGGGTAAACTGGCCAACAAGTTCATCCTGACATCGAACCTCATCGCCGAGGACGACGGTAAAACCATCGTTGCGGGCAATGAGCGCGTCATCCGCGCCCGCCTGTCCGATGCCAAATTCTTCTACGAAACCGATCTCGAGACCCCGCTGCTCGACAATCTTCCCAAGCTCGAAGATGTCGTCTTCCACGCCAAGCTGGGCACCCAGGCCGCCCGCGTTGCCCGCATCGAAAAACTCGCCGCCGAAATCGCCCCGCTGGTCGGCGCCGACGTTGAAGACGCCAAGCGCGCCGCAAAACTCTCAAAGGCCGATCTGCCCACCGGCATGGTCGGCGAATTCCCCGAACTCCAGGGCCTGATGGGCCGCTATTACGCGCTTGCTCAGGGCGAAAAGCCCGAAGTCGCGACGGCCATCGAAGAACACTACAAGCCGCTAGGCCCTTCCGATCGCGTGCCGACCGAACCGGTTTCGATCGCGGTGGCGCTCGCCGACAAGCTCGACATCCTGACCGGCTTCTGGTCCATCGACGAAAAGCCGACCGGCAGCAAGGACCCCTACGCTCTGCGCCGCGCCGCGCTCGGGGTGATCCGGCTGATCGTGGACAATCGGCTGCGGCTTGCGCTCGGCCGTTTCGTGTCCGACGTTGATTTGCTTAGCTTCTTCCACGATCGCCTCAAGGTCTCGCTCCGCGATTCCGGCACCCGCCACGATCTCGTCGATGCCGTGATCTCGTCCGATAGCGACGACATCCTGCAAATCGTCTCGCGCGTAAACGCGCTCGGCTCACTCCTCGCTGCCGAAGACGGCAAGGCTCTGCTGGCCGGTTACAAGCGCGCCGCCAACATCCTCACCGCCGAGGAGAAAAAGGACGGCCGCGCCTATGCCGACCCGATCGATGCTGCAAGGCTTTCCACCCCCGAGGAACAAAGCCTCGCGGCCGCCATCGCACGGGCCCGCACCGACGTGATCGCTCGCCTCGAAAACGACGACTACGCCGGCGCCATTTCGGTGCTTGCCTCCCTCCGCACCCCCGTCGATGCCTTCTTCGAATCCGTCCTCGTCAACGACCCCGATCCGGCCATCCGCGCCAACCGCCTCAATCTTCTGGCGTCCCTGCGCGACACGATGCATCTGGTCGCTGACTTCGGTAAGGTCGCAGGCTAG